From a single Nymphaea colorata isolate Beijing-Zhang1983 chromosome 4, ASM883128v2, whole genome shotgun sequence genomic region:
- the LOC116252188 gene encoding expansin-like B1, translating to MFIQHLSLSLSLSDLRAMAVPLVLKFLILALQVFASSFLRVAHAADAFVSSRAVYYPNSESSGTDVGACGFGKFGASLNGGDVSASAQLYRNGVGCGACYQVKCTNTDYCSDQGVTVVVTDFGASDGADFILSQHAFSRMAVNQTSASSLLQLGVVNVQYTRVSCRYPNTNMRFKIDESSNFPHYLALLIWNQQGTKDVIAVQLCETTKFRCKLVDRSHGAVWTVVEPPTGPLLVRMLVSGGQEGDETWLVPTNVIPQDWKAGDVYDSGVQLQA from the exons ATGTTCATccagcatctctctctctctctctctctctctgatctcaGAGCCATGGCTGTTCCTTTGGTTCTAAAGTTTCTCATATTAGCACTTCAAGTGTTTGCTTCTTCGTTTCTGAGAGTTGCACATGCTGCTGATGCCTTTGTGTCGTCTAGAGCTGTGTACTATCCAAACTCTGAATCGTCTGGAACAGATG TTGGTGCATGTGGGTTCGGCAAATTTGGTGCAAGCCTCAATGGTGGTGATGTCTCTGCATCTGCTCAGCTCTACAGAAATGGTGTCGGCTGCGGCGCTTGTTACCAG GTGAAGTGCACTAACACGGACTACTGCTCAGACCAAGGCGTGACAGTGGTCGTCACTGACTTCGGCGCGAGTGACGGCGCTGACTTTATACTCAGCCAGCATGCCTTCTCAAGGATGGCAGTTAACCAGACCTCGGCCTCTTCTCTCTTACAGCTTGGTGTAGTCAATGTCCAATACACAAG GGTTTCTTGCAGGTACCCCAACACCAACATGAGGTTCAAGATCGATGAAAGCAGCAACTTCCCTCACTACTTGGCGCTCCTCATATGGAACCAACAGGGCACGAAGGACGTAATTGCTGTCCAATTGTGTGAA ACTACCAAGTTCCGATGCAAGTTGGTGGACCGAAGCCATGGGGCTGTGTGGACAGTGGTGGAGCCACCGACAGGGCCGTTGCTGGTGAGGATGTTGGTGAGCGGTGGGCAGGAGGGGGATGAGACCTGGCTCGTCCCCACCAACGTCATACCTCAAGATTGGAAAGCTGGAGATGTCTATGACTCTGGGGTGCAATTACAGGCTTAG
- the LOC116252189 gene encoding haloacid dehalogenase-like hydrolase domain-containing protein Sgpp, producing MNRAGPLEAVLFDVDGTLCDSDPLHFEAFRDLLKEAGFQGGVPIDNGFYSKNLCGSLEVIYDALFPEDRRKALQFMEDKEAYFQRLAKEKLVPVSGLHDLCKWIEDKGIRRAAVTNSPRANAEAMISAVGLSEFFEFVVLGEECERGKPYPDPYLKALKCLGVPAKRAMVFEDSSWGIKAGVAAGLPVVGLTTSKPEQKLLDAGASLVIKDFEDSQLWKILEGIETPSS from the exons ATGAACAG GGCTGGGCCTCTTGAGGCCGTGCTGTTCGACGTGGACGGGACTCTCTGCGATTCAGACCCTCTCCATTTTGAAGCATTCAGAGACCTGCTAAAAGAG GCTGGTTTCCAAGGCGGTGTCCCAATTGACAATGGCTTCTACAGTAAGAACCTATGCGGCAGCCTAGAAGTTATATACGATGCCCTCTTCCCTGAGGATCGCCGGAAGGCCCTTCAATTCATGGAAGACAAAGAAGCATATTTCCAGAG GTTGGCCAAAGAAAAACTTGTGCCTGTGAGTGGTCTGCACGATCTCTGCAAATGGATCGAAGACAAGGGCATCAGGCGTGCTGCGGTGACGAATTCTCCAAGAGCAAATGCTGAAGCCATGATTTCGGCAGTTGGGTTGTCCGAATTCTTCGAGTTTGTTGTTTTAGGAGAAGAATGCGAGCGCGGAAAGCCGTATCCAGATCCATACTTGAAAGCTCTAAAATGTCTTGGTGTCCCAGCGAAGAGAGCAATGGTTTTTGAG GATTCTTCGTGGGGGATAAAAGCTGGAGTGGCAGCTGGGCTTCCAGTTGTTGGTCTCACCACAAGCAAGCCGGAGCAGAAGCTGTTGGATGCTGGTGCTTCACTTGTGATCAAAGATTTTGAGGATTCTCAGCTGTGGAAGATATTGGAAGGGATCGAAACTCCGAGTTCATGA